A region of the Roseiflexus sp. RS-1 genome:
CACCCTGCTGCCACAGGAACGGATGGCGCGCAACCGGCGCCTGAACGAACAATCGCAGTGAAACAGAACAGGGTGGTCGCATACACAGTACGACCACCCTTCCGTGTCCTATCGTCGTTCAACCAGCAGGCGGATCGCTGTGCGCTCTTCATCATCGATGGCGACATCAATGAACGAAGGGGTGCAAACAATGTCAATACCTTCTTCACTGAGATAACTGCGCGCAATTGCCACTGCTTTGATCGCCTGGTTGGTTGCGCCTGCGCCGATCGACTGCACCTCCGCCACACCGCTATCGCGAATGACGCCGGCAATGGCGCCGGCGACCGCACTGGGACGCGAGCGTGTGGAAACCTTCAGAACCTCAGCGCTTTGCCGCTCGACCACGTCGGCGCCACTTGCGCCAACGGCGCGAGTGGCAGGTGTGGAGTGCGAAAGATTGCTTGCCATACGTGCCTCCTCCGAACTGGGTTGGGCGCCGGCCGATGCGCCGGCTGGTAACTTGCGATGGAATGACCAGAATCGTCGCCATAACGGGGAAGGACCCCCGCATCGGCCACAGAGAGAGTGTGCGGCGCGGTCGGCGTCGAGGCCGTCCTGTGCCGTGAAGCGTTCCGTCGCTTCGGGTGCTGTTCCGAATCAACGTGCATAGTCCACTGCGCGCGTCTC
Encoded here:
- a CDS encoding stage V sporulation protein S produces the protein MASNLSHSTPATRAVGASGADVVERQSAEVLKVSTRSRPSAVAGAIAGVIRDSGVAEVQSIGAGATNQAIKAVAIARSYLSEEGIDIVCTPSFIDVAIDDEERTAIRLLVERR